The Solanum lycopersicum chromosome 9, SLM_r2.1 genome window below encodes:
- the LOC101261449 gene encoding non-specific lipid transfer protein GPI-anchored 5 — MASKRIEMGLTLTLVLVFMQWHGVRAQSGCTTALVSLSPCLNYVTGNTTTPSTSCCLQLSRVVASQPRCLCSVLNAGGSSFGVSINQTQAVALPSACNVQTPPVSRCNAGANGPAASPADSPPADSSKGSTDIPSGTGSKASRGGTSNGSIVELTATWIFIVAFTAFASNFF, encoded by the exons ATGGCTTCAAAAAGAATTGAGATGGGTCTAACTCTGACTTTGGTGCTCGTGTTCATGCAATGGCATGGAGTCAGAGCACAATCAGGCTGCACCACTGCACTGGTGAGCTTGTCTCCGTGTCTAAATTATGTTACTGGAAACACAACAACTCCCTCGACATCTTGTTGCTTACAGCTATCAAGGGTTGTTGCATCACAGCCGCGATGCCTTTGCTCTGTTCTAAATGCTGGTGGATCCTCTTTTGGTGTTTCTATTAACCAAACTCAGGCTGTTGCACTTCCTAGTGCATGCAATGTACAAACTCCTCCTGTTAGCCGCTGCAACG CCGGTGCAAATGGACCAGCAGCTTCGCCTGCTGATAGTCCTCCAGCGGACTCATCTAAAGGATCAACCGACATTCCTTCAG GAACAGGGTCAAAGGCCAGTCGTGGTGGCACATCTAATGGAAGCATTGTGGAACTCACAGCTACTTGGATATTCATTGTTGCATTCACTGCTTTTGCATCAAATTTCTTTTAG
- the LOC101261742 gene encoding non-specific lipid transfer protein GPI-anchored 5 isoform X2 — protein sequence MASKVMNILSLIIVIIALFWSKGEAQSNCMTTLVGLAPCMNYVTGNSSTPSSTCCTALSSVVQSNPQCLCSLVNGGGSGLGIAINQTLALALPAACNVQTPPLSRCNAANGPSASVPASSPSGSPAPTGSSDETPEIPATPSGSGSTGSKTDTSRNGSSNAGSSSNIKISFTLMGFVLFIVSSVLA from the exons ATGGCATCCAAAGTCATGAATATTCTATCTCTAATCATAGTTATAATTGCCCTATTTTGGAGTAAGGGTGAAGCTCAATCAAATTGTATGACTACATTAGTTGGATTAGCACCATGTATGAATTATGTTACTGGAAATTCATCCACTCCATCTTCAACTTGCTGTACAGCCCTCTCTAGTGTTGTTCAATCCAATCCTCAATGCCTTTGCTCTTTGGTTAATGGTGGTGGTTCTGGTCTTGGAATTGCCATAAATCAAACTCTTGCTCTAGCCTTACCTGCTGCTTGTAATGTACAAACTCCTCCACTTAGTCGATGCAATG CAGCAAATGGACCAAGTGCTTCAGTTCCAGCAAGTTCACCATCAGGTTCCCCTGCTCCAACTGGTTCATCTGATGAAACACCAGAAATCCCAGCAACTCCATCAGGATCAG GTTCAACAGGGTCCAAGACAGATACTTCAAGAAATGGATCATCAAATGCAGGAAGCAGCAGCAACATCaaaatttcttttactttaatgGGATTTGTACTCTTCATTGTATCAAGTGTTTTGGCTTAG
- the LOC101261742 gene encoding non-specific lipid transfer protein GPI-anchored 5 isoform X1, with translation MASKVMNILSLIIVIIALFWSKGEAQSNCMTTLVGLAPCMNYVTGNSSTPSSTCCTALSSVVQSNPQCLCSLVNGGGSGLGIAINQTLALALPAACNVQTPPLSRCNAAANGPSASVPASSPSGSPAPTGSSDETPEIPATPSGSGSTGSKTDTSRNGSSNAGSSSNIKISFTLMGFVLFIVSSVLA, from the exons ATGGCATCCAAAGTCATGAATATTCTATCTCTAATCATAGTTATAATTGCCCTATTTTGGAGTAAGGGTGAAGCTCAATCAAATTGTATGACTACATTAGTTGGATTAGCACCATGTATGAATTATGTTACTGGAAATTCATCCACTCCATCTTCAACTTGCTGTACAGCCCTCTCTAGTGTTGTTCAATCCAATCCTCAATGCCTTTGCTCTTTGGTTAATGGTGGTGGTTCTGGTCTTGGAATTGCCATAAATCAAACTCTTGCTCTAGCCTTACCTGCTGCTTGTAATGTACAAACTCCTCCACTTAGTCGATGCAATG CAGCAGCAAATGGACCAAGTGCTTCAGTTCCAGCAAGTTCACCATCAGGTTCCCCTGCTCCAACTGGTTCATCTGATGAAACACCAGAAATCCCAGCAACTCCATCAGGATCAG GTTCAACAGGGTCCAAGACAGATACTTCAAGAAATGGATCATCAAATGCAGGAAGCAGCAGCAACATCaaaatttcttttactttaatgGGATTTGTACTCTTCATTGTATCAAGTGTTTTGGCTTAG
- the LOC101261154 gene encoding non-specific lipid transfer protein GPI-anchored 16-like, with product MIKQMENLKVSKSVHDIILLTLVLSFSTFKVVNCQINTACTSSIISTFTPCLNYLTGSSGNGSSPTEDCCNSLKSSMSDSIDCICLIVTGNVPVSIPFIRTLALSLPQACNSGVPVQCSASGVPLPSPGPALFAPPPAPVPVPPPHHHVPAHPPHHQRVAAFPPSLAPHGSRVGKASAEPTPEVDPPSIEDDEPTIEKPTTAASPPKPSLLPKTTLQKPQNTSASSYISSFSSPFMLMLVALVTLFVDKSLILF from the exons ATGATCAAACAGATGGAAAATCTGAAAGTTTCTAAATCAGTACATGACATTATTTTGCTAACTCTTGTACTAAGTTtttcaacattcaaagttgtaaATTGTCAAATAAACACAGCATGTACGAGTTCAATAATTAGTACTTTCACTCCTTGTTTAAATTACCTTACTGGAAGCAGTGGAAATGGCTCTTCACCAACTGAAGATTGTTGCAATTCACTCAAATCATCAATGAGTGATAGCATTGATTGTATATGTCTTATTGTTACTGGGAATGTTCCTGTCTCGATACCGTTCATTCGTACTCTGGCACTTTCACTTCCTCAAGCTTGTAATAGTGGTGTCCCCGTCCAATGCAGtg CTTCTGGAGTTCCTCTTCCATCTCCAG GTCCTGCTTTGTTCGCGCCACCACCTGCTCCTGTTCCTGTTCCTCCTCCTCACCATCACGTTCCTGCTCATCCTCCTCACCACCAACGAGTTGCTGCTTTTCCTCCTTCTCTTGCTCCTCATGGTTCACGAG TTGGCAAAGCATCAGCAGAACCAACACCAGAAGTTGATCCACCATCTATAGAAGATGATGAACCAACCATTGAAAAACCGACGACGGCGGCATCTCCACCAAAACCTTCCTTACTACCAAAGACGACGCTTCAAAAACCCCAAAACACTTCAGCATcttcttatatttcttcattcTCATCCCCTTTTATGCTAATGCTTGTTGCACTTGTAACTTTATTTGTTGACAAATCattaatattgttttaa